A region from the Desulfuromonadaceae bacterium genome encodes:
- a CDS encoding DNA cytosine methyltransferase: MTAVDLFCGAGGLTRGLLNAGVRVAAGYDIDTACQYAYERNNANASFKLKSIADLSAEELGAIYPVGHIRVLVGCAPCQPFSKYTQGLDKQNDHKWGLLHEFGRLVNDIRPEIISMENVPEIRRHSVFLAFISTLEKAGYHVSHQEAFCPDFGVPQQRKRLVLLASLLGPISLLKPQKLTTPRTVREAIANLPSLQAGDKHPDDVMHRACRLSPLNLKRILVSRPGGSWRDWPSDLVAKCHSDMSGQTYPSVYGRMVWDQPAPTITTQFFGYGNGRFGHPEQDRAITLREGAILQSFPENYEFMPKGGQVSFATLGRMIGNAVPVRLGEAIGHSIKQHLKHSTRRKQYA, encoded by the coding sequence ATGACAGCGGTTGATTTATTCTGTGGTGCTGGTGGCCTTACCAGGGGCTTGTTGAATGCAGGCGTTCGAGTGGCAGCTGGTTATGATATTGACACTGCCTGTCAATATGCTTATGAACGCAATAACGCCAATGCATCTTTCAAGTTAAAGAGCATCGCTGACTTGTCGGCAGAGGAACTTGGCGCAATTTACCCGGTAGGCCACATTCGCGTCCTTGTCGGTTGTGCGCCGTGTCAACCCTTCTCAAAATATACTCAGGGCCTTGACAAGCAGAACGATCACAAGTGGGGGTTACTGCATGAGTTTGGTCGTTTAGTAAATGACATCAGACCAGAAATCATCAGCATGGAGAATGTCCCGGAGATTCGTCGGCACAGTGTATTCCTCGCGTTCATCTCCACTCTGGAAAAAGCTGGCTATCATGTCAGCCATCAGGAAGCTTTTTGTCCTGATTTTGGAGTTCCTCAACAGCGCAAGCGCCTTGTGCTGTTGGCGTCGTTGCTTGGACCCATCAGTTTACTCAAACCGCAGAAATTGACGACTCCACGTACAGTTCGCGAGGCAATAGCTAATCTACCCTCTCTCCAGGCAGGTGATAAGCATCCTGATGATGTCATGCACCGTGCCTGCCGCCTCTCTCCCTTAAACCTGAAACGGATCTTGGTTTCGCGCCCCGGTGGAAGTTGGCGTGATTGGCCTTCAGATTTGGTCGCAAAGTGCCATAGTGATATGTCCGGGCAAACTTATCCTAGTGTCTATGGACGGATGGTATGGGATCAACCGGCCCCCACCATAACTACCCAGTTTTTTGGTTATGGGAATGGGCGTTTCGGCCATCCGGAACAAGATCGCGCAATAACGCTACGCGAAGGCGCTATTTTACAGTCATTTCCGGAAAATTATGAATTTATGCCCAAAGGGGGGCAAGTTTCTTTTGCCACTTTGGGAAGAATGATAGGAAATGCTGTTCCTGTTCGACTAGGTGAAGCTATTGGCCACTCAATCAAGCAGCACCTTAAACATTCTACCCGGAGGAAACAATATGCCTGA